The genomic interval CTTAAAAGAAGAAAAACAATTTGATTATATATTTGCAGCGTAGCAATATGTTTAAAGCCCCCAAATAAGGGGGCTAGTATATTAATTGCCGTCACTACCACACGTACTATCTGCACTAGTTTTAAAATTATCTATACCACCACTAAGAGCACCTTTAACTACTTGTTTAAAAGTATTTTTCTGGTCATTTGCATTACCCCCAGTACATTTATCAAGTTCACTTTTTATATGATCAAGTGCTTCTTTTATTTTGTCTTCATCATATCCCAAAAATTTATCAAATTCTCCAGCATCACCTAGTGCGTCTTTTAACCAATCAAGTTGTGTTTTCTGATCATCAGATAGCTTTTCTCTAAGAAGTTCTTCTTTAGAT from Borreliella spielmanii carries:
- a CDS encoding Mlp family lipoprotein, with product FLIMLNGCNADDTNTQQTTKIRKKRDLSKEELKEEKPKSKEELLREKLSDDQKTQLDWLKDALGDAGEFDKFLGYDEDKIKEALDHIKSELDKCTGGNANDQKNTFKQVVKGALSGGIDNFKTSADSTCGSDGN